CTTCGAGCGTGAGCTGATAGTCCGGATTCGTGAACCACCTTGATTCAAGATCAGCGTGTTCGCCGATACCGGTTTGGCTCTGGCAGATTGCCGCCAGCAAGGCGAACTCAGACGCCTCGGTCGGGGCTGCTGTTGGTACACTCATCGCCGCATCTCGCTGTCGTCAGCCCACGCCAGACTTAGCTGCCTGGCTGGTAACTCGCCCTGCTTGATGACGTGTAAGCATGTTGCCTGGTCGATGTGCAGACGTTGGGCAATTGTCGCTGCGTCGTATGCGAGCGAGTGCAAAAGCTGAACAGCTTCGATGATGTTTTCGTTTTCGGTCGGCAATTCCGTTGCCTGCGGTTCGGTACGCTGTACCATGCGATTGCTCCTTTGGTGTTGTGTCGGGGCGCGAGTTGCTGCGTCAGTCCCGGCAAAAAATCTGAAAGCCTCGCCACGCAATTGGTGGGGCTTTCTTCTTGTCCGGATCGGGTTAGGCTTAACTCAGAAACTTCCGGCGGACTTCGGTCCACGGAACGCGCCGGGAGCGACCAAACGCGCGAGACTCCAGCTCTCCGCTAGCGATCATTGCGTAGATTGTGCTTATCGCGAGACTCGCGACCGTGGAGACCTCGCGAGCGGTAGCATTGCCTGCGAGCGGGTAGCCGTCTTCAGCAATCGGACGGCCCTTGTCGTCGCGTTTGAACTCCGTCGCGGTTTCAGCTTCAGCAGTGTTCATATGTCATGCTCCACGATATGCGGTTGTGTAGATAACGCTCGCTTGCGTCTACACCACACCATGGCGCAAAAAACAGCGACCGTACAGACTGTTCTGCCGGTCGCGTTTTTGTTCGGTCGTATCCGCTTTTAGCCGTTTTTAACCGTCGCTATTCGGCTTTGCGTTTGAGGTATTCTAAGCCTGCCGCCGTCAGAAGCACGTTGCCGCGAGGGCTATTGTTCTCGCGACTTGCCCCGCCTGGAATAGTGCCGTTTCGGATTTCATCGTTAATCGTTGTCCGACTGCATCCGGTATCTTTCATCAGTGCTGTGACAGAGCGCGCGGGCAGCCAGTCTGTCTGGCCATTCGGTTCACTGATCTTTCGGCAATGGTCCATCCAACTCCGCACCATGTCGCTGATCGCATCGCGTTCGTCGATGAACTCGGGCGGCTCAAACTCTTGGTCGAGCAACTCCGATGGCTTCACGACAGGGTAGAGCGGGAAGCGAGTTTGCGACTTCAGCAGCGGGTCATACAGATTCGCCGACACGATTGACGCATCGCGCTCCGTTTTTCCCGGTGACCAGTCCCATCCCTGCCGCTTCGCCTCCGCCACCAGCTTCGGCAGAAGGTCGGTCAGTGCGACGTGCCCATCGCGTTCAAGGCGAGTCAGCAGCCGTTCGCACAGCTTTACGAATCGAGTGTGATCGTCAGTCATCGGGGTTCGCCTTCCTGTCAGCGAACATCCTGAATTGAAAAGCGAAGCGGCATGGTTCAGGAAAACCATTTGTCCCGGCGGTGATCAAGCCGGCCGGTAGCCGCTCGCTGGTTTCAGTTTGTAGTTATTCTGAGTTTGAACCGCCAGTTCTTGCAGGTATGCGGACTAAAATCGGTGATGTGCTCAAGTCTCCCCCCTTGTCCAGCACTTCCTGCCGATTATGACCTGTCTTTCAAGGCGATTTGGAAATTTTGGCACTTCAGGAAAGAGGTTTACTCTCTTTCGATGACCACAATATACCGGGCTGAATCCATCAAATCCTCCGGTCGGCACAACATGTTGTAGGGAAGGTCAGCGTGTGCAGCAATGGTAGCGTTTTTTGCGAATCTGAGGTTGCTATCTGTTCGATTGACAGTCCCTCATTCGCGTCGTATTGTCGAACTACGTGGATTTAGACATAATTCACACAACCCCAGTGCTTCAGTTTTTCGATAATCTCTTGCCCCTGCGAAGATCGCAGATTGGTGACTCACGGAAGTTCGTCCCACCCCGTCATGATTGAATCCGCAATGACTACCGCCTCCCACAACGTTGAGAGCAGTCTGCAAAAGAAAGCTGTTGTCGTTGATTGGTATTCGGAACACGAGACCATTCAGGTATTTGGCCGAAACCAAAGCCGGTTTGAGATTCAGAAAGATCGCGCCATTGAGGCATTGCAAGTCGCTAAACAGCGAGAGCAATTCGATAAACAGCTAAATCTTTTAATTGGCAAGACCTTTGAGTGGTTGGTCTCAGGTGTGTCAGGGGTCGAATCGATTTATCTGACGCTACGCGACTCACGCTTAATGCTTGTCGTAATCGCAGAGGTTGCCGAATGCCAAGATGATTTAGAGGACTCGGTAACAGAGTTTGACATTACTGTTGCTGAAGATTCCGACTTGGATCTCATTAGAATGAATTCCATGGTGCTGCCTAACGCTTCTGATGAGGCTTTGAATTCCTTCTTTGATGAGCGTTTTCTCTTATCCTTGAAAAAACAGGGCGATTAGTGGCTGGCGAAGCGGACCACATAACGCTGGCCAACAAGAATCACGCCGCATTGGAATTGTTGTGCAAGTCTGGTGACTATCCCGAATGGGTTACCACGATCGCCTTCTACAAGGCCGTACACATCGTGGAAGCTGTATTCGCATATCAGCTAGGGCGTCACTCAAACGGACACGATGACCGCTTGGAACAATTGAAGTCCAAAAAGTTCCAGCCGCTGTTCACCCATTTTCGCCCCCTGTATTGTGCATCACTCGTCGCCCGCTACCTCGTTGACTTCGGTCCGGCCAAACTCGGACAGGGGCGGAGTGCCCCACAATACAAGACGTTTACCGACTACATGCCGACCGAAAAGGTCATGAAGTCACTCGTTCAAAAACGCCTGCGTTCTATTGAGGATAACGCTGTCAGCCTACTGTCCGAAGCTGCCAAGAGTTCAATGGTTCGTTGTGTTCAGTCGTAGAACAGGGGCATTCTAATCCGGACGGCGTCTGTCTAGTGTACTCAGAAAATGTACTCACGCCGATGGGAACCATGTACTCAATGGAGGATTCGTGCTTCGTTAGCCAGTGTTTTTGCACGCCATGTGAACGGTGGAGCGATTAGATTCCAACTGTCGATCCGGGGGTTGAGGGTTCAAGTCCCTTCGGCCTCGCTTGGTTTCACAGAGCAATCGTGAAACCGCTAGATTTAAGAAGCCCTGCAGCTCACTTTTGAGCTGCAGGGCTTTTTCATTGAGCGGTTAAGGGAGGTTCACTGTGTGAAGCTTGTTGCACCATGCTGCTGTGCTCTACTCAAGCTATCGCTGAGCACGTCGCTCTGGTGCATAAAAGCATATGCCTGCCATTCGCTGAAGCTCTGCAGGAGCCGGGTGGTGTCCGGTCAACAACCGATTTGGCGTTGGCCGCTGGGCGTTCGCTAACGTTTTCAAGCGAATAATGGGGCTGATCGTCGCGCCGCTGGCCCTAACCGATAACTGCGACAAAGCACAGTTTTTGCATCGCCAAGCCCGCCAGCCGGCGCCCGCTGGCAAAGCGGCATCACTGCGAGCTGGGGAACCCGCTCCCAATGATCAGGGTTGCTCCAAAAATCCGCGGCAACAGCGTGCCGCTGCGGCCTCAGAGCTTCATGGACGTCGCCTTCGCAGCGGCTCATGCCTTGTCGGTCGACTACAAGTGCTGCAGCCGACCGCTCAAGGCGACGCTTCTGCTGGGGGAGCCGCAATCCATACGGCTTCTACTGACCAGTAACTGCCGCAATTTTCTTGGCGGCGGCTTCTTTCGCCTTTCCCATTACATCGGCTACCTTAACGGGCTTACCGCCCTGGCGTTTGCTTTCGTCGGCGGCTTCCATGAAGGCGTAGATGTCGGTGGTTTCTTCTTCGCTAATCGGAGGCTTGCCGGACTTGAAGAATTCGACAATCTCGACCAGCAGTGGGTCGTAGCCGTTGTAGCCGCCGATTTCGGCGATGCCCTTCGCTCCAAACGCGTGGCCGCCGTAGCCGGTTTTGCCGGAGCGGATACCTCGGAAAGTGCCGATTCGTCCATCATTCCATGTGCCGGTGACGAGTTCTGTGCTGTCCGTCTGGGTTCGCACGACAGTTTCCACGCCGGGCCCCATCACTGTAAACAGGCTCTCACAACCGTGAATCCCGTACCAGTACAGGTCTGGATGAGTCTTCTCAAGTGAACATGGCGAATACGTGCTGGCGCCCATTACGTCGCCGATCGAACCGTTTCGCACAGCCTGTGTGTTTTTTCCATACCGCAGTGACGACGACGAAAAAACGGGCGATTTATAGTGCTTTGATAGCTCGAAAATCGCAATACAGTCTTCAAGACTTCCAGCGATCGGCTTGTCAATAAAGCATGGTTTGCCGGCTTTCAGGACGGGAATGATCTGTTCAAGGTGAGGTCGGCCGTCGTTTGTTTCCAGCAGGACGGCATCAACCTGCTGCACCATGGCCTCGAGGTCGTGGACAATTTTGACGCCATATTTCTGGATGTCTTCGGTGTATTTGGGAACTCGCGTTACGCTGCTTTCGATGTCCGGCGAACCCTTGGGGTACACGACCGTCAGTCGGCAACCCGGCACGTGTTTCGGGTCATCAGCGTTATTCATCAGTTTGGCAAATGCCAGACAGTGCGACGTATCCAGTCCGATCATGCCAACTTTGATTGGCTCATCAGCAGATGTCGCGGTAGCGAACGTAAGAAGGGCGAAAGCGGTAATCGTTGACAGAAGTCGCATAGGGGGCCTCAAGGTAGGAGGAAATCCGGGTGGGAAAATCGAAGACCGCCATTCTTGCGACTTCACGAGGCATTGCCAATGATGCGCCGGAATTTCCGCGTTTGGACGAACCCCGTCTGTCATCTCAGCCGCCAACGGCACCGGGGGCCAATTGACGTGCGACTCCTGAGATTGCCTTAAATCGGATCGGACGGCGTCCGCTTTCGACTGGTGGAGGCGTCTATAGCCAGGACTTCAGTGTCTTCAGGTCCTTACGAATGGCTTCCCAGTGTTCCGGAACCAATTCGGGTTTGCGGTGGTCGATGTATTCTTCGTGTAGGGAAACGGGGCCTCGGAAATCAGTTCTGGCCAGCATTCGGAAGAACTTCGAATCTACTCGCCCGTCACCCAGGGGCACATTGGTCGGCCGCGCCTCGCCCCAAGTGAAGTCTTTGACGTAGACGACCTGAATATGAGGTCGAATTAAATGGAAGCCGATCGGCCAGCTCATGCCTGCTTCGACGGTGGCGTGTCGGATGTCATACGCGACGCCGACTTGCGTGGGATCGATGCCGTCGAGACCGCGGTGCAGGTCCCAGATGGGAGCTCCAAAATAATTGCGACCGGCATGATTCTGGTAGACGGCCGTGATTCCCAACTGCTTGTTCAGGGCAGCAAGGTCCTTCATTTTCATGCGCCACTCGTCAATCTGTTTCGTGATTGACTTGCTTTCATCGTACTTGAAGTACTGCATGCGGTAATACCGAATGCCGAGTTTCGCTGCTGTTCTTAAAACGGCTTCGGAGAGGGGATCTGACGGATCGTTGATGTTGGATGTCAGAACTGTGAGCTTCTGATTCTGCTTTTCCAGTGCGGCGACAAGTTGAGGTAGCTTATCGGGCACCGCTTCGGGTTCGATGTGGCCACCCGGCCGAATGGGCGCTTCAATTCCGTTGAAACCGATGTTGGCGGTTTGCGTTGCCAGTTCGTCAAAGGTCAGTGAGTTGAATGGCTTGGTGAAGACGCAAATCTGATTCGCCTTCGCCGCAGATGATTCATCTGCAGCAAGTTTGGATGAAGCGAAAGCGGCAGCGGCTGAGGCGGCAAGGAATGTTCGACGAGTGGGCATGGTTGGGTCTCGCTTTCTTGGTCGGAATCAGGGGCGTTGAGGTTCGAAGGTCAACAGACGCCAGGTGAACGCTGACAGGCACGGTACCAGCTCGCATTTCAGGCACGCTTCAGCGGTCTCGTTCGTTCAGGCAAATTCTGGCCGCCGTTGACACCCGGACAAGCATCAGCCCGAATCTCATCACTGCCAACGCTGTGAACATCGTGATGCTGGCTTCGACAAATTGCGGGGGCGACGGATCTTTTAGAAAACGAATTCCTATCCAGATCAACACCACCGATCCGAGCACCAGTGCCCAGCCGACTATTTCGCGGATCCAAAACAGCATCACAATTGTCCTCGGTCTTTGTAGGCATCAGGGGCGTCGATGGGAGCAGGCTGCGGTTCCGTCGGGTGCAGTTCGCGGACTTTCTTCCGCCGGACCTTGATTCGTTTTCGAATGATCATCCGCAACTCACGGTGGTTCCATTTCAAAAAGACACTGCGAAGGTACACGCCGGCCTGGCTTTTGGAAAGGCTTCGCCACGCAACTTCATTCACCAAAACCAACACAGGCAGGTAAAGCAAAAACAACAACAGCCCCAGCATGATGGCTCGGTAACCGGAGGGCCGAATTCGGAAGTCGCGAATCGTACTAAAGCCGGAACCGGGGCCATGGAAAGGAACCAACCACATCACGATGCGTGCTGCGATCCCGCAGGCAATAATTACTGACAGCATCTTCAGCATTGAACGGCAGAAGGCCACCAGATTTGTCGCGATGACTTCAGCCGTCTGCTGATCGCCCTTCACGAAATCGACTACCAAGTACCTCATCGAAGTCAGGGCCGATTGACGATCGAGTTCCTGCAGGACGCGAAAACGGCTGAGGGCCGCCAGCAGGCTGACTGAAATGACAACCCACAGCGTGTCGTTCAGCGTGAAGATGGGGATCGCCCGCCGAGATTCAAGGTAGAACAAGTTGACTTGAATCAACCCCAGCAGCACCATCACTCCGATCCAGTGTTTGAGCGGCAGCACGATGACGGCTAAAAAAATCAGGTTCAGGGCGATGCTGATGTGATCGCCGCCATACAACGATGACAGGAACAGCATGCCTAACCCGGCACTAAGCAGCAGGTAAAATGTCTGCCACGCTCGAGGTTCGATGTCGATGGCCTGATGCTTGTCAGTGCGGTTTGGCGTCTCCATCTAGCGAATCCCCGCAAACGAAACTCGGCCACTGCGAGCCAGGTTGGTTTCGGCCAGAACCAGCCGAATGGCATCTTCTTCTCCGGACAACGTCACCGAAGCTCCGACGCGGCGCAGCGCACGTTGTAGTCGAGTGGCCAGTTCTTTGGTGCGAAGGTCTTCGGCACGGGCCATCAGGTCTTCGGCGGTGAGTTTTGTTGCTGCATTGCTGGCATCTGCTTCAGAAGTCGCAGTCGGTTTGAGTCCCCCATTGGGGCGGCGGAAGGTGGGAGTCGGGCAGACAAAGACGACTCGATGATGCCTCGCCAACGCCATTTTGACGGCGGGCATTACCTGACTGATGTTCGTCGCACATTCCAGCAGGTTGGCCATCACGACGTAGACTTCGTTGTCGCGAGCCATCGCTACGGATTCTGAAATTGCCTTGCTGAAAAGTTCCATTGTGGCCATGCCGTCATGGAAACCGCGACTGCGAGTCTGTAACAGCGGCTCCATCCATGACACGCCCGCGTCGACCAGAAATTGCTGCGCTGATCTTGCCAGCATGGAATCATCGTGAGCCAGTTCCAGAAGTTGCACGGGCGACAGACCGTACAACTCGGCCAGCACGCCCGCTAGTAATGTTCGCTGATACAGAGCCTTGCGTTTCCACGGAGCCAGCGGGAAAAACGTGAACGGAACCTGGTTAATTCGCGAATCGAGTAGCTCCGGATGACGCTCGCCGGCTAACCTCATCGCGGCGTTGACTAAGCCGGGCGAAAGTCGTTGCTGCGGCGGGACCGGATTTACGGCGAAATCGGATAGTGCTTCCAACAGTCGATAGAAGCCTCGTTCGCCTCCAGATGGCGCAACTCGCGTGCGTCCCCGTTCGTCAAACAAGACCGCGCCAACCGGGTCGCCCACAGACGCGGACGATCGGGCGACCGTGCCTGCCACGTACAGCATCTGGTCCAGCAGTCGGCGTCCAAAACCTCCAACCCGCGTGCTGATCGAACCGTCAACAAACAGGTGCACTCGGACGGGCACCTCGGATTCGTATTGGCGAGTCATCAGCGTGTCGCGCCGCGCGGAAACTTTCCACGCGATCGACTTGGGCGGATCGCCGGGAACGTATTCTCGCAGTTCCAGCAGTTCAGAGCCCATCCCTGCGCGCTGCAGGCGATGAATGCCGTGCTGCGGCAGCGAGTTGATGCGTTTGACGATCGCATTTGATTCGTTGATATCGGCGTACGCGGGAAGGACGCGGAATGTCTGTTCGACGGGCACGAAACGTTCCGTCGCGAAAAAGCCCTGAGGGTCCTGAATCGTGATTCGGAAGCCCGGCAATGTCGCTCGGCCAGCCCCGCCAATTTTGGCTTCATAGGAAAACGTGG
This DNA window, taken from Fuerstiella marisgermanici, encodes the following:
- a CDS encoding sugar phosphate isomerase/epimerase family protein, which gives rise to MGFNGIEAPIRPGGHIEPEAVPDKLPQLVAALEKQNQKLTVLTSNINDPSDPLSEAVLRTAAKLGIRYYRMQYFKYDESKSITKQIDEWRMKMKDLAALNKQLGITAVYQNHAGRNYFGAPIWDLHRGLDGIDPTQVGVAYDIRHATVEAGMSWPIGFHLIRPHIQVVYVKDFTWGEARPTNVPLGDGRVDSKFFRMLARTDFRGPVSLHEEYIDHRKPELVPEHWEAIRKDLKTLKSWL
- a CDS encoding Gfo/Idh/MocA family protein, with product MRLLSTITAFALLTFATATSADEPIKVGMIGLDTSHCLAFAKLMNNADDPKHVPGCRLTVVYPKGSPDIESSVTRVPKYTEDIQKYGVKIVHDLEAMVQQVDAVLLETNDGRPHLEQIIPVLKAGKPCFIDKPIAGSLEDCIAIFELSKHYKSPVFSSSSLRYGKNTQAVRNGSIGDVMGASTYSPCSLEKTHPDLYWYGIHGCESLFTVMGPGVETVVRTQTDSTELVTGTWNDGRIGTFRGIRSGKTGYGGHAFGAKGIAEIGGYNGYDPLLVEIVEFFKSGKPPISEEETTDIYAFMEAADESKRQGGKPVKVADVMGKAKEAAAKKIAAVTGQ
- a CDS encoding DUF58 domain-containing protein yields the protein MTARSRWLVLLAVCGAGLGVLRNQHTLTWLSLTVLFWVFAEWLLFYTRLWFELPQLQIERSVNGRSESSGYLWAGRKVSVVTKTSSRRGSIGPLLMVRDCLPENFIITSGNYERELLTRTNTATFSYEAKIGGAGRATLPGFRITIQDPQGFFATERFVPVEQTFRVLPAYADINESNAIVKRINSLPQHGIHRLQRAGMGSELLELREYVPGDPPKSIAWKVSARRDTLMTRQYESEVPVRVHLFVDGSISTRVGGFGRRLLDQMLYVAGTVARSSASVGDPVGAVLFDERGRTRVAPSGGERGFYRLLEALSDFAVNPVPPQQRLSPGLVNAAMRLAGERHPELLDSRINQVPFTFFPLAPWKRKALYQRTLLAGVLAELYGLSPVQLLELAHDDSMLARSAQQFLVDAGVSWMEPLLQTRSRGFHDGMATMELFSKAISESVAMARDNEVYVVMANLLECATNISQVMPAVKMALARHHRVVFVCPTPTFRRPNGGLKPTATSEADASNAATKLTAEDLMARAEDLRTKELATRLQRALRRVGASVTLSGEEDAIRLVLAETNLARSGRVSFAGIR